DNA from Microbacterium sp. SORGH_AS_0969:
TCGTCCTCTCGAGCTCGGCCAGGCGTCAGCCTCGGGCCAGCGCCACCGCGGCGCGACGGTCTCGCACGCCGAGTTTGGCGAACAGCGCGTTCACGTGCGTCTTCACGGTCGACACCTCGACGAAGAGGCGCTCCGCGATCTCGGCGTTCGTGCGCCCCTCGACAAGGAGGGCGAACACGTCGATCTCGCGCCGCGTCAGCCGGGGGAAGCGCGCGGCGAGCTCCTCCCCCGGAGACGCCGGGGGCCGCGGACGGATCAGGGAGTCCACGATGGTCGCGCCCACCTCGGCGCTGAAGGTCGCCTGCCCGCGGGCGACCGATCGCACCGCCGCCGCCAGTTCGGCGCGACCGGCATCCTTCGTGAGATATCCCCTGGCCCCCGCGGTCAGCGCGGCGACGATGGACTCGTCGTCGGCGAACGTGGTCAGCACCAGCACCGCGGCGCTCGGAACATCGACGGCGAGCCGGGCGGTGGCCGCAACGCCGTCCAGGCGCGGCATCCGGAGATCCATGAGGACGACGTCGGGATGCCGTTGCACGGCCAGCGCGACGGCCTCTTCGCCGTCCGCGGCGGTGCCGACGACCTCCACGTCGGGCAGGAGCGCGAGAACCGTCGCGAGTCCATCCCGAACGATCGCCTGATCGTCCGCGACGAGCACGCGGATCGGGGGCTCATCGCTCACGCGAGCACCTCCTCGACCGCGACGACGAAGGATCCCGCCTCGGGCCCGGCCGTCACCGTCCCGCCG
Protein-coding regions in this window:
- a CDS encoding response regulator transcription factor; amino-acid sequence: MSDEPPIRVLVADDQAIVRDGLATVLALLPDVEVVGTAADGEEAVALAVQRHPDVVLMDLRMPRLDGVAATARLAVDVPSAAVLVLTTFADDESIVAALTAGARGYLTKDAGRAELAAAVRSVARGQATFSAEVGATIVDSLIRPRPPASPGEELAARFPRLTRREIDVFALLVEGRTNAEIAERLFVEVSTVKTHVNALFAKLGVRDRRAAVALARG